GGTCAGGCTGACCATCTCATTAAACCCCGGCCTTTCGGCCGGGGTCTTTGTGGAACGGGCAACTCAGTCAAGCATCAGAAACGCTTGATCTCGGCCTGGCTTTCCAGCTGTTTGCGGTAGGCCGCAAAGTCCTGCTGGCCAATGCGCGAGGCGAGGAAGCGACGGTATTGGGCCTTCTCTTCTTCGGTCGGCGCGGCGGCTTCGTTCACGCCGTTCAGGCGCACGATCACGAGACTACCATCCGTCAGGGTCACGCTGCTGTAGGTCGGCTTGTCCTTGGCGACAGGTTTTGGCATGCGGAACAGCGCCTGCAGCACGGTTGGGTCAATCCCTTCCTGAGCGCGAGTTGCCGCTTCAGTCACTTTCCAGTTCTGACCGTCAATCGCCTTGTCCAGCGGAGTCTTGCCATCGCGCAGGCTGGCGATCAACTCATCAGCCTTGGTCTTGGCGGCAGCACTGGCGTGCTCCTTGGCCAACTGCGCACGAATGCTGGCATTGACGCTTTCCAGCGGCAGTTGCGCAGGCTTCAAGTGTTCCTTGGCGCGCAGCACGATCACGGTTTCCGGGTCCAGCTCGATGGCGGTGCTGTTGGCACCTTCATCCAGCACTTCAGGACTGAACGCCGCGGTGATCACGGCACGGTTAGCCGCCACACCTTCGCCACCCTCGCGGCCAAACGGCTTGGAGGTGTGGACAGTCAGCTTCAGGTCTTGCGCCGGCTGGGCCAGATCGGAGGACTCGAACGAAGAGTCTTCCAGTTGCTTGGTCGCCTCGACAAAACGCTGCTCGACCTGTTGGGTTTTCAGCTCACGGGTCAGCTTGTCTTTCAGGCTGGCCAGCGTCGGCACTTCCGGTGCTTCAACGCCCAACAGCTTGATCAGGTGGAAGCCGAAGTCAGTGCGAATCGGTGCCGACACTTGATCCTTGGCCAACGCATACAGCGCGGTTTCAAATGCAGGGTCGTATACGCCAGGGCCTGCGTAGCCCAGGTCACCGCCGTTGTTCGCCGAACCCGGGTCCTGGGAGAATTCCTTGGCCAGCGCCTCGAATTTCTCGCCTTTGGCCAGACGCGCCTGAATGTCTTCGATCTTGGCCTTGGCTTGCGCCTCGGTCACTTTATCGTTCACTTCGATCAGAATGTGCGCAGCCCGGCGTTGCTCGGACAGGTTCGCGATTTCTTTCTGATACGCCGCTTGCAGGTCTTCGTCCTTGACGCTGACCTGATCGAAGAAGGAAGACTTCTTCAATTCCAGGTAATCGATGACAACCTGATCCGGCGTCATGAATTCCTTGGCATGTTCGTCGTAGTAGGCCTTGACCTCATCGTCGGTCAGCTTCACCGCTGCCGGGTCAACCTTGACGTTCAGGGAAGCGAAATCGCGGGTCTGTTTTTCCAGACGGGCGAAGGCCAGAACCTGTGCGTCGGTGACGAAACCGCTACCCGCCAGGCCAGCGCGCAGCTGACCGATCAGCATTTCCTGAGCCAGCATCTGGCGGAATTGCATGCGGCTGTAGCCCAGTTGACGAATCACCTGATCGAAGCGCTCAGCACTGAACTTGCCATCCACCTGGAACTCAGGTGTTTGCAGGATCACTTGGTCCAAGGCCGCTTCGGAGAAAGCGAATTTCGATTCTTCTGCGCCTTGCAGCAGCAGTTTGCGGTCGATCAAGCCTTTGAGAGCCGATTCGCGCAGCATTTTTTCGTCGAGCAAGGAAGCGTCGAAATCCTTGCCCAGCTGTTGCATCAGCTGACGGCGTTGCATATCGACCGCCTGGCTCAGCTCGTTCTGGCTGATTTCTTCGCCGTTAACCTTGGCCGCATCATTACGACTGGTGGTGGCCTGAAAAATGGCGTCGAAACCGGTCAAAGCCATCAGTGCAACGATGACCCCGATAATGGTCTTGGCAATCCAGCCTTGTGAATTGTCCCTGATATTCTGCAGCATGCGTCCCCCAGAAACGGTTGAACTTCAAAATTAGGCAACCGTGGAGCGTGGGTAGAATCCGGATAGAAGAAAGGCGCATCCGAGGATGCGCCTTCTCGTAACTGGCGGAGCGGACCAAGGGTTCGAACTTGCGACCCTCGGCGTCTCGGACCGGCAACTTGCCGACTGGACTACCGCTCCGCTGCCAGGTCAGGCATGACCCCGACCCGGATAGGCAAAAACCTGAAACGAACTTAGTTGACAGCTTCTTTCAGTGCTTTACCGGCTTTGAAACCTGGTTTTTTGGCTGCTGCGATTTCCAGCGTCTTACCGGTCTGTGGGTTACGACCAATGCGAGCTGGACGATCGGTAACGGAGAAGGTACCGAAACCAACCAGAACAACAGAGTCGCCAGCCTTGAGAGCGCCAGTGACGGATTCGATTACAGCGTCCAGCGCACGGCCAGCAGCAGCTTTCGGGATATCAGCGGATGCAGCGATAGCATCAATCAGTTCCGACTTGTTCACTCTAAGTCCCCTTATATCTATTTGAGTATGATTCTAAGTTTTTTGGTGAAAGCAAAAACGAGTGCTGAATGGCCTACAGACACTTAAGAGCCGCTTTATAACAAGGGCTCTAAAAAGCTGTCAACAAGCCACTCAGGCAAATGCGTACTAATGCGTGCTAATTCTTTCCTTAGAGTCAGACTCGCGTTTTTCATCCTTTGCAACTATCTCTGGAACCACATCTGGCAGCGGCTCCGGCGCGTATTGCAGCGCAATTTGCAGGACCTCGTCAATCCATTTAACCGGTTTAATCTGCAGATCTTGCTTGATATTGTCAGGAATTTCCTTCAGATCGCGCACGTTCTCTTCAGGAATGATCACGGTCTTGATCCCGCCACGGTGAGCAGCCAGCAGTTTTTCCTTCAATCCGCCAATCGCCAACACCTGGCCACGCAAGGTGATTTCGCCTGTCATGGCAACATCCGCACGTACTGGAATCCCGGTCAATGCCGACACCAGGGCCGTGCACATGCCTACGCCGGCGCTAGGGCCGTCTTTCGGGGTCGCCCCTTCCGGCATGTGGATGTGCGTGTCGCGCTTCTCGTGGAAGTCCAGGGGAATCCCCAGGCTCTTCGCACGGCTGCGCACAACGGTCAGCGCGGCCGTGATCGATTCGACCATCACATCACCCAGCGAACCGGTCTTGATCAGCTGGCCTTTACCCGGCACGACAGCAGCTTCGATGGTCAGCAATTCACCACCCACCTGAGTCCATGCCAGACCGGTGACCTGACCGATCTGATCCTGCGATTCAGCCAGACCGTAGCGGAATTTGCGCACACCCAGGAAGTGTTCCAGCATCTCTGCAGTGACCTTCACCGAGAAGCGTTTTTCCAGCGCGTGCTCTTTGACCGCCTTGCGGCAAACCTTCGCAATCTGGCGTTCCAGCCCACGCACACCGGCTTCGCGGGTGTAATAGCGGATGATGTCGCGGATCGCTTCGGCGTCGAATTCCAGCTCGCCTTTCTTCAAGCCGTTGGCAGTAATCTGCTTGGGCGAGAGGTATTTGACGGCGATGTTGATCTTTTCGTCTTCGGTGTAGCCAGGCAGACGAATCACTTCCATCCGGTCGAG
This region of Pseudomonas mandelii genomic DNA includes:
- a CDS encoding SurA N-terminal domain-containing protein, translated to MLQNIRDNSQGWIAKTIIGVIVALMALTGFDAIFQATTSRNDAAKVNGEEISQNELSQAVDMQRRQLMQQLGKDFDASLLDEKMLRESALKGLIDRKLLLQGAEESKFAFSEAALDQVILQTPEFQVDGKFSAERFDQVIRQLGYSRMQFRQMLAQEMLIGQLRAGLAGSGFVTDAQVLAFARLEKQTRDFASLNVKVDPAAVKLTDDEVKAYYDEHAKEFMTPDQVVIDYLELKKSSFFDQVSVKDEDLQAAYQKEIANLSEQRRAAHILIEVNDKVTEAQAKAKIEDIQARLAKGEKFEALAKEFSQDPGSANNGGDLGYAGPGVYDPAFETALYALAKDQVSAPIRTDFGFHLIKLLGVEAPEVPTLASLKDKLTRELKTQQVEQRFVEATKQLEDSSFESSDLAQPAQDLKLTVHTSKPFGREGGEGVAANRAVITAAFSPEVLDEGANSTAIELDPETVIVLRAKEHLKPAQLPLESVNASIRAQLAKEHASAAAKTKADELIASLRDGKTPLDKAIDGQNWKVTEAATRAQEGIDPTVLQALFRMPKPVAKDKPTYSSVTLTDGSLVIVRLNGVNEAAAPTEEEKAQYRRFLASRIGQQDFAAYRKQLESQAEIKRF
- a CDS encoding HU family DNA-binding protein; this translates as MNKSELIDAIAASADIPKAAAGRALDAVIESVTGALKAGDSVVLVGFGTFSVTDRPARIGRNPQTGKTLEIAAAKKPGFKAGKALKEAVN